The stretch of DNA GTACAGTACACCTGATACTTAGAAATGATTTTTACAGCATAACACATAACGCTACTGCTTGCAGCAATGAAGCACCTCCTGTAAGGCTTTtccttaaaaaagaaaataaaactgtccTGGAGATGAATCCTTACTGTCGTCTCATGTGTGGGCAGGTTATGAAAGTCTGGAGGACAACTACGTTCAAGACAGCAAGATGGGCTTCGTCATCAATGCCATCTATGCTATGGCCCACGGGCTGCATGACATGCACACCCACCTCTGCCCTGGTCACGTGGGGCTCTGTGAGAACATGACGCCCCTTGATGGCAGCCACTTACTGGACTTTCTTCTCAAGACAACCTTCACGGGTGTTTCTGGAGAGGACATATGGTTTGACGAGAACGGCGACTCGCCTGGGAGGTAAAAAACCATAACcatacttaagtaaaagatgtAAAGTTtgactaaagctgtcaaataattgcagtggagtaaaatgtAGCCTACGATGTGTCCCTCTAAAATGTAGAGGAGTAAAGGTATAAAGTATTATGAAATGgaagtacctcaaaactgtacaCTACTTGAGCAAATATACTTGGTTTCCACCACTGCCTACATCCATTACTAACTTTTATCAGGAACTAGTAGAAATTCCAGCAACACAGAATCAGTTGCATCTCCTCCATCTTGAGTTTTTGGCTGAATCCTAACtgagtaaataataataatactgataattttatttgtataacacctttaaaaacagaaacaactaCAGACAGCCTATaatgaacaaagaaacaaattcaCTGTTAAAGTTCACATTAAAGTTTCTAgattttgttaatttttgttttagtcAAGGTGCAACCTGAAAATCTTGATTTAACTTctcaccttgctgcagtgatgtacagATACTTTTGTCCAAAATGACTGTATTTCTTTGCTTGCAGTCGGTCATATACATGCACATTTGCAGAATAATAGCCTTACTATGATGAGAAAAGAAACTGTCATTTAACACTAAAAACTCCCAATAATACTTCTCTTGAAATTGAATATCGAGTGCAAATGAGAGATGAAAGCCAGACATCCCTTGGAATCCCTAATAATCCCCGAGTCACTGGTATTGATCATTAACCTGAAAGACCCCCTGCTGATAGAATATGCTGTTTTGTGTTAAGTGGCagtaaaacttttattatttccCCTTTTAGAACTGATTAATCACCTTCACCTCATCAAGTTGTGTCTTCCTCCTAACTCGTGGATTTCTCATCCTCTGTCAGGTATGAGATTATGAACTTCCAGCATGTGGAGCCTGGTGTTTATGACTACATCAACATTGGCTCCTGGCATGAGGGAATACTCAGTCTCGAGGATGAAATGATGCAGATGAACCGCAGTGACATGGTCCGCTCTGTCTGCAGTGAGCCCTGCTCCAAAGGAGAGATCAAAGTAAGGGACAAATCCTCTAAAGTACTACTATGTCCTGTTTAGGATGTATTCTGACTGCATGTTACCTCTGAATCTATGTGTTGTATAGTTTTGTAATTAAATCTCTCTTCAAAAATGACTAGCTTGCTGACAGTGTAATCTGGTTGTACTTTTTAATAAGGCATCTTtgagaaatgaaacattttgggttgccaggttgtgaaaaagCACCCTGTCGGATGTTCCATTCTTTTTAGTTGgtattttaaagttaaaaatgttgGAAATCCATTTATAAATACTCAAAGGTTTCTCACTTTCCAATAAGTCATCAAGTCTGTAGTTATGCGTGTTAATTGGTCATTAATGggcttggaaaaaaaaaagtttgaagcTGTAAGTATTAATATGATAACATTGACATGACATGTGACATGTTCTCTACATGTTGCGTTGACCAGGTGATCAGAAAGGGAGaagtgagctgctgctggatctGCACTCCCTGTAAGGACAACGAGTATGTCCAGGACGAGTTCACATGCAAAGCCTGTGACTTGGGCTGGTGGCCTGACAAAGAGCTGGAAGGTAGACTAGTGCTCTTTACTCTCCACTTACtcacttctccttctcctctttcttcttctttgacaTCTTGAAAAGTATGctttagtctttttttctgagTAGAAATTAATATTGATTTTCGATTTTAtaatatctatctatttatatatactACTATTCAATCTTCTTGTCCAACAGTCAGCAACAAAGGGAATAAACCTATTTCCCAAAGTGTCTAACTGTTGCTTTGAATCATCAGAATTGAATTTCTCTGCAAATTTCATCCAAGACAAAAGACTTCATCTCATTAGAATTGAAGATTTTGCTGTTCTGCAGTTTTTACAGTCAAATTTGGATGGATTTAGGTTACTTCAGTTGCCACAGGCTGAGCTCCTGTTGTGAGATTGATGCTCTCAGAAATGAGAGGAGATTGTTTAGTCTTATTAGAGGCGCGGTAGAAAGTTAAGTTCCTCCAAGCTTTtactcccctcctccccccagcTGCACTTTGTACAGTTTGTCCTGCTAAGATTTTTGCAGCGCTATTTCATGAACCTGTTCTGTCCTATTTTCATTGCTTTCCCATGACACCTGAGAGCCATTCATCATCCTCACCATTTTATCCGACAGCAGCCCTACTTCACTTACCGCACTTCTGGCCCACTTTCAAAGGCCTTCTGCGCTGTTCAAAGACAAGACACTTTCTTAATAGGATCATCCTGCCTCCATGctgttcctgttttgttttttttccttttaccaTAAGACCTTTAAGTAAACACAGAAAcgagaaaacatggagcacaGGGATGAcataaaagttatttttgtgcaatttCCTAACCCAAACCCTCCTGCTGctatacaataaataaataaagcaacataaattagatatttaaaatgtgCTCTCAGTGTGAAGTGGAACGGAGATCTTATTTGGATCCATGAAAAACGCAGTGATTTACTTTGTCCTGCTGCATTGCCCCCctcctctgctggctgcagcccAGCCTGGCCATGGCTGAGTAGAAAGGGATTTATTTATAGTTGAGCTAAAAACCTACTTTGAGACTTACTGTATTTTCTCAGgctaaaatgtatttgattaattttgaaTGTCTCCTCACAATAAAGCTTTAAAAGTATGAAACTTTTCATCTTCTCATTCAAAATGACCTTTTATGTGGGCATTTATTCTCTAGATAATCAGAAATCTAACCACAAAGCTGATGCTGGAATGCTAAAAAATGTATGAGTTGCTTTTAGTATATTGTGactgtgtatttatattgtcacatttttccTCTATTCAGTCTGTGAGCCAATCCATCTGCGCTACCTGGAGTGGAGCAACCCAGAGTCCATTATCCAGGTGGTTTTCTCCTGCTTCGGCATCCTGGTTACGTCATTTGTTGCCTTCGTCTTTGTGTTATATCGTGACACACCTGTGGTCAAATCCTCCAGCCGGGAGCTCTGCTACATCATCCTCGCAGGGATCTTCCTGGGCTATCTGTGTCCCTTCACCCTCATCGCCCGTCCCACCGTGGCCTCCTGCTACCTCCAGAGGCTGCTGGTTGGACTCTCAGCTGCCATGTGCTACTCCGCCCTGGTTACCAAAACCAACCGCATTGCCCGTATTCTGGCAGGCAGCAAGAAGAAGATTTGCACCAGGAAACCGAGGTTCATGAGTGCTTGGGCTCAAGTTGTCATCGCCTCCATCCTGATCAGTGTCCAGCTTACCTTGGAGGTCACCCTCATCATCATGGAGCCTCCTGAGCCCATCAAATCCTACCCCAGCATCAGAGAAGTCTTCCTCATCTGCAACACCAGCAACGTAGGTGTTGTGGCCCCTCTGGGCTACAATGGCTTACTTATCATGAGTTGCACTTATTACGCCTTCAAGACCCGCAACGTTCCTGCAAATTTCAACGAAGCCAAATACATCGCCTTCACCATGTACACCACATGTATAATCTGGCTGGCGTTTGTGCCAATTTACTTTGGTAGCAACTACAAGATCATCACCACATCCTTCTCCGTAAGCCTCAGTGTGACTGTAGCCTTGGGCTGTATGTTCACGCCAAAGATGTACATCATCATTGCCAAACCAGAGAGAAACGTGCGCAGCGCGTTCACCACCTCTGATGCTGTGCGCATGCACGTCGGCGACGGTAAAATTGCCTGCAGAAGTAACAGCCTGCTCAACATGTtcaagaggaagaagaacacGGGAAACGGCAGGTAGGTTCATTAATTGAGTCTGTGAGTCCTGCTCCTGAGGCACCTCAGGGATGCTGGTTTTAATGTAAGTCCCTCTCAGAGGAGACCTGATGTCTTCCTGTATTCACTTTCATGCGGACACTTGTTGTAAAGTGTGACGGATGTAGGTCAGAGCTCAATTCACACAGTCACTTTAACCTTTGAACTGATGGTACAATTAAAACAAGCATCTCTGTGTGCTAAGGGATGACAAATGGGATCACAAATACAGAACACAGGGTGTCTGCAGGATTCATCAAATCTAATTCAGTTGAATGGCTGTTTTTACAGTTATTCTGGCCACAGTATGAAAGTATGATGAAAAAACAATAGGGACAGTAGGGCCTAGAATTAGTTATATTTTTATCCCCTGTTTTTAGTACTTTGCAGCAGTATAGAACAATACTTCTAAATGATATAGGTAATTAATTTAATGCAACCTGGACCTGGATTAAAtattttgtgtatatatgtgtataatCCACTACAATCAGACTTTTACATCTCCTGACAGCCCACAATCAGATACAAAAACGACATTAGTGGCTATGTCAGAAAAGATGAAATATTTAAgaattttgtgaaataaatgtacTATTTTTCCCAAATCTTTACAGGCCTTGTTTGGAGGAATTTTCCAAGACCTGCAGATACCCTGGAGTATTATGCCcaactatacatatatatatatatatcaatgtATAGTTGAAATtgtatattacattatattatattatattatattatattatattatattatattatattatattatattatattatattatattatattatattatattatattatattatattatattatattatattatattacctgtaatattatttatttcttagaCTCAGTCAAAATAATTCTCTCTTACATGAAACAGAGATGCTGTATGTGTCTCCACTTTTCTGGGTCCCTCTGAAGTAACAGTCGTCTTTATTTTGTTCATAGTTCTAATGGAAAGTCTGTGTCATGGTCTGAACCAGGTGCAAGACATCCTCCAAAAGGGGATCACATGTGGCACAGACTGTCAGTGCATGTgaagagacaggaagcaggTTCCAATCAGATGGCTGTCATCAAACCCTTAACTAATACCTACCAAAACAGAGCCCTGGAATTCTCAGACCTCAGCACTAAGACATTGTACAATGTGGCTGAGGAGGACGAAAGTGACCCTATCAGATACAATCCCCCTGCCACTCCCCCCATGATGGCCCACGGGCAAATACCTGACCATGGGCTGATAAAAGGCGTGCACGAGGAGGTGGAGCTCTATACCCCCGAGCATCTGCAGTCAAATAGGTTTATCCCCCAACACGTCATCACGGACCACCTACAGGAGAAGATGGTGGTTCGTAAATTCAGCAGTGACATCCCTGAGCTTAATGACATGATCAGCATGCCTGAGGCAGTGAGCGGCGGCATGCCTATATACCACCAGGCCCACCTGATCCAGCAGGACCCGGTCCTGCCTGTGCACCTCGATCCATTCGATGAGGAGCCCACCTCCCCTTTAGAGGAGGATGAGATAGAGAACGAGCAGTTTGGCCTCCTTCATGGCTACATGTACAACAACGCCCAGATTCATGACGAGGAGGACTTGGTTGAGGTCAAATTAGCCATGGAGGACTCTCTGGCTCTGATGCCTCCATCCCCTTTCCGAGATTGTGCCGGTCCTCCAATGAGCCCTTTTCCCAATTCACCGGTGTCTGAGTCAATTTTGTGCAGTCCTCCAAATGTGACATATGCCTCTGTCATCCTCAAAGACTTCAAGCAAAGCTCCTCAACTCTGTGAGGGCGCTCACTAAATATTACCCGTTGTACTATATTTTAAAGTTCATAATGACTTGTGCTGTATATGATGGTATATAAGGAAACAGTCATTCTGTGGCAAGTCATTTTTCACTCTATAGCTGATACCTTTTACATGATAAAGGAGAACAAGGagccacattttaaaaatcctttAGATGTTGTCTACAATAGTGAAAGAATTTGCCCATTacaaacatgtatttatatGCTAACATAAGCTTTTAGGATTAAATAGATTTTGTGCTTATGAGACAAACAACTAAGATTGTCAATGTATGtacatttattaatataaatagaTTCATTTGATAAATATAGGTGGCATAACAAGCAGATGAGTTTGCTTTTAAACAGAACAACTTAATGGTgaatatagtttgtatgtaatGCAAAACAATCCAACTTGTCAGTATTTTTAGAAAATACGTTTTGTGCtacatattgtgtgttttgtgcgaAAGAAACGTCGCCATTTTGGAAAAGACGCTTATTTGCTCATTTGGATAGAGTTTAATGAGAAGACTGATTTGACCCTAACACCAGTCTGCTAATTATAAAGCTAACGGTAGCAGCACTTAGATTATGCACAGCATGGTTTTGCAGGCTAAAGTAGACAAACAAAGACTGAGGCTgactaaataaaaacattctGGTGACTATTGATGGTTGCTTGGCTGTTTTAAATATGGCAGGGTTGTGCAGGGTGTCCTGTGCTGCACATGTGACAATTCTAGTGATGATCCAGAGAACCTGGGAAACTTGATCAAggtgatacaaaaaaaagaagcaggtACAAGGTAATATCTACAAGTATTGCCATtggaaaagcaaaaaagaaactaaatataaagatgtcttaaaataatcaaacaaaatcttaaataatgatataatatcacttaAGGTTAAAGACTGAGAGACTGAATCATGATTCCACAAACTGATTCAAAATTctccatgaacacacacatattactTGCAGTGACGTTGATTTGAAAGTGTCGACGAGATGTACATTTATTTCTCTACAATCAGAATTTGCTTATTTAGATGGTAGTCTATGGCATGAACACATAGCATCCATACACTTTCTGATGTACAGCCAGTCATAGTGTCATAACGTCATGTGCAAATGCAGGACCCAGAGCAGATCTGTCAGGCCGAGCATATCTGGTACCTACACTGGTTCTGTTCAGTGGACAAGGGGCATTACTTTAGCATAATGACAGTAAACAAGGAAGCAGCTAGTTGGGCGAATAAgcgcatttcccaaaatgtggatGCTTTTGCTACAAAGTAGGAGAGCAGAATAAAAATGTTCTTCTTCAtggaaatcaaaattaaaaaagtgaCATGTCAACATTATTTCTTGTTGGAAAAACACACTAATTACCTGTACATTTGTGATGGATGCAGTACTGCCAGGCAAGTGCACTGACCGAATGTAGCAGAGGACAAATTCAAGTGCCACATTTtcattaagatttttttttctttttctacattGATCTCATTTCTACTGTCCTGAAATGCAAGGTAAACTAATTTGTATCTTTTATAATTAGACATCTGATTTCATAACTGTATAGATTTATGGATAAGGTAAATGACATACATCTGTTTTGTGAATGTATGAATTGTGTATCATATTTTGGTATTCAGATGATATCTATATGCATTTCAGTATTAGAAAGAAGTCATTAGCTGTGTATGCTACTATTGTGTGAATGGTTGTGTACAACAATCAGTTTCCTAAATATTAAGACTTTAAGAGACTATCAAAACCGTATAATGTGATGAAGTGCTACTATTACCGTTACACATGATATTCTGAATAAGCTATTTGCAGCCTGATATATGCACATTATAAATTAAGTCTGCcattttaaacatatatttattgtagAGCATTTAAAAGGACTCTTGTTTGATTGGAGTAAATTAAGTATTTTCTATGCTTTTGTCTACTGTTT from Pempheris klunzingeri isolate RE-2024b chromosome 13, fPemKlu1.hap1, whole genome shotgun sequence encodes:
- the grm1b gene encoding metabotropic glutamate receptor 1b, which gives rise to MSNMIYLTAISILYLPVLLFEAFVLSKGKYERSVVPSSASRLVARMDGDVIIGALFSVHHQPSAEKVAERKCGEVREQYGIQRVEAMFHTLDRINSDPHLLPNITLGCEIRDSCWHSSVALEQSIEFIRDSLISIRDDRDGSRWCIEGTPSSQPPPTKKPIAGVIGPGSSSVAIQVQNLLQLFNIPQIAYSATSIDLSDKTLFKYFLRVVPSDTLQARALLDIIKRYNWTYVSAVHTEGNYGESGMEVFKELASQDGICIAHSDKIYSNAGEKHFDRLLRKLRERLPKARVVVCFCEGMTVRGLLMAMRRLGVAGEFLLIGSDGWADRVEVVEGYEQEAVGGLTVKLQSEEVSSFDDYFLKLKLSTNTRNPWFPEFWQYRFQCRLPGHPLENLNYARNCSGYESLEDNYVQDSKMGFVINAIYAMAHGLHDMHTHLCPGHVGLCENMTPLDGSHLLDFLLKTTFTGVSGEDIWFDENGDSPGRYEIMNFQHVEPGVYDYINIGSWHEGILSLEDEMMQMNRSDMVRSVCSEPCSKGEIKVIRKGEVSCCWICTPCKDNEYVQDEFTCKACDLGWWPDKELEVCEPIHLRYLEWSNPESIIQVVFSCFGILVTSFVAFVFVLYRDTPVVKSSSRELCYIILAGIFLGYLCPFTLIARPTVASCYLQRLLVGLSAAMCYSALVTKTNRIARILAGSKKKICTRKPRFMSAWAQVVIASILISVQLTLEVTLIIMEPPEPIKSYPSIREVFLICNTSNVGVVAPLGYNGLLIMSCTYYAFKTRNVPANFNEAKYIAFTMYTTCIIWLAFVPIYFGSNYKIITTSFSVSLSVTVALGCMFTPKMYIIIAKPERNVRSAFTTSDAVRMHVGDGKIACRSNSLLNMFKRKKNTGNGSSNGKSVSWSEPGARHPPKGDHMWHRLSVHVKRQEAGSNQMAVIKPLTNTYQNRALEFSDLSTKTLYNVAEEDESDPIRYNPPATPPMMAHGQIPDHGLIKGVHEEVELYTPEHLQSNRFIPQHVITDHLQEKMVVRKFSSDIPELNDMISMPEAVSGGMPIYHQAHLIQQDPVLPVHLDPFDEEPTSPLEEDEIENEQFGLLHGYMYNNAQIHDEEDLVEVKLAMEDSLALMPPSPFRDCAGPPMSPFPNSPVSESILCSPPNVTYASVILKDFKQSSSTL